A portion of the Myripristis murdjan chromosome 13, fMyrMur1.1, whole genome shotgun sequence genome contains these proteins:
- the serp1 gene encoding stress-associated endoplasmic reticulum protein 1 codes for MVAKQRIRMANEKHSKNITQRGNVAKSTRNLGDEKGVGPWLLALFIFVVCGSAIFQIIQSIRMGM; via the exons aTGGTGGCCAAACAGAGGATCCGCATGGCGAACGAGAAACACAGCAAGAACATCACGCAGCGAGGAAACGTCGCCAAGTCAACG AGGAACCTGGGAGACGAGAAAGGCGTCGGGCCCTGGCTGCTGGCTCTCTTCATCTTCGTCGTCTGTGGTTCAG CCATCTTCCAGATCATCCAGAGCATCAGGATGGGCATGTAA